Within Felis catus isolate Fca126 chromosome A1, F.catus_Fca126_mat1.0, whole genome shotgun sequence, the genomic segment GCTAATGTCCCCTCCTTGCAAGGATGGCCAATGTGAGGTTAGGAGAGTCAGGTGTGTGGTTGGATGGAGCTGAACTGTGTTCTGAGTATGCACAAACTAGATTACAGAGCCTCAAAGGAAGTTTTCCCAGATGGATAGAAGAGTCCAACAAGCAGCAGCTCCAAATCTGAAATGAACCTGTGTTCTTGGCTGGACTGTGACCATTTATTAGGCTCTAACTGATGGCCAGAAGCAGTGAGCAAGATGCTCCCTGTTACACAGCTCTGAGGGAGAGGGTAGGAAGAAACTTTGTTCTGATGTTCTCCCAGGGTGCCCCTGTGGCATCAACCCTTTCATGAAAGAAGCCACCTTAAACTAAGTTATACAAAGTAGTTATTTGattcatgttttctctccttcctctctccctgactcttCCTTTATGACAATCACATGATTGTCTTGGTCTGTCCCAGGCCAGTAGAGGAAGACATTCCCAGTCCCCCAAAACTGCACAGTGGTGGTAGCGGCCGGCTCAATCTCCCTTAAATAAGGTCCTACAGCATGGGGGAGAAATTAGCACCATTAGAGGCCAAGTGTTCCTTTAACTCACTTTGTTCTCTCTTCTGCCTAACCCCTGTGCCTAAGGGAGCTGCATGGGTTCTCTAAATTTCAATGATGGAACAGTTGACCATGGGCTAGTGTTCCCATGTATTCTCTCATCTCATACCTAACTCCCGTAtttatcaataaaagaaaagtttgTGGCTGCTTATGATTTTGTATTCCACCCTTATGAATGTTCTACTACTAAAAACATATAACGATTTTTATGGACCAATTGGAAATTTGAACGCTgattccatatttaaaaatattaaggaaatattaaatttctatttaGAGTGGGAATGATACTgtaatatttggggttttttttaagaatgcatAGCttttggggcgccagggtgactcagtcggttaagcgtatgacttgatttcagctcaggtcatgatctcacagtttgtgagtttgagccctgtttcaggctctatgctgacagcatggagcctgcttgggatcgtctctctctccctctctctctctgcccctcccctgctctctctctctttttcaaaataaataaataaactttaaaatataaaagaatgcatagcttttatatctatatatgaaaatatttacagattggATGATATGCTGTctgggatttgtttcaaaataacatGGGAGGAGTCGCAGCAGGTGGGAGTATGGGTGAAACAAGATTGCCCTTGAATTAATTATTGCTGGAGCTGGGTAATGGGTTCATTGTGctaggtttgttttggtttttcggTGGTACTTTTTCTGTATGTGTGAGAACTTTTTGATagtaaaaagcttttttaaaaaagaatcaaaattagctagatttaaaaaaaataaaatataaaatataattggtGACTTACTTTAATTCacattagaaaattatatttttcaaaaatactttaaaatatgtgcAATTTGCATGATTGAATGTTAAATGGAATAGGAAGATCTAAAACTGCACATAAAATACTGCAGATACATAATTATTTACACATGcatataaatggaagaaaaactacaTAAAATGTATATCAGAATTTTCCCTGGCTgacaagaatatatattattattctttattgttactttttttttctatttttcaagtgttctgaaaagaaaatatgtttggggcgcctgggtggtgcagtcatttaagcgtccgacttcagccaggtcacgatctcgcggtccgtgagttcgagcccgcgaactctgggctgatggctcagagcctggagcctgtttccaattctgtgtctccctctctctctgcccctcccccgttcatgctctgtctctctctgtcccaaaaataaataaacgttgaaaaaaaaatttaaaaaaataaataaataaataaattaaaaaaaaaagaaaatatgtttacaatTTCAGAAAGTTCTTTTTATAAACTATACTCATAATGttaggggaaaaatagttacagaactGAATGTGAAATTCAGTTATAAAATGGGtgtgaatggtgtgtgtgtgtgtgtgtgtgtgtatctaaaaTAAATAGCATCATATTGTTAATAGTGATTATCTCTGTGTGATAGCATCattggtcatttttatttttgtttgactCTCTGTATTTTCTGCAATTAACAAGAATTatgttataatcagaaaaaacatgaaaaattaaagctAGATTTATTGTACTTCTTTTTAAGTAAAGGACTATGTCTATAGGGCAAACAACATACAAGTTTAAGAAACTATGcattatatatagtaaatatatattatatacattagtATAATATTATCACTACATATAATGTTActacatataactatatattataaccatatattaaattttatataataaccACATAATACCTGTAAAGACAGGAGACTTTTAAATTCTCATTGAAGGTATATGTTGAAATTTTAAACAATGTTAATACAGAATCCTTTGCACAGCCACCATGATGTAGCGATACTCACAGACGATTCCTTCATAATCATGTTTCGTTTTCTGTCCAACTCCAGGGATATCTATGCCAATACCAGTCTTTGGACTACAGGATGATTCCAAGGTCTTTAAGAAAGGGAGCTGCTTACTTGCTGACGATAATTTCGTCCTGATCGGCTCTTTTGTGTCATTCTTCATTCCCTTAACCATCATGGTGATCACCTACTTTCTAACTATCAAGTCACTCCAGAAAGAAGCTACTTTGTGTGTGAGTGATCTTGGCACACGGGCCAAACTAGCTTCTTTCAGCTTCCTCCCTCAGAGTTCCCTGTCTTCAGAAAAACTCTTCCAGCGGTCAATCCACAGGGAACCAGGGTCCTATGGCAGAAGGACTATGCAGTCCATCAGCAATGAGCAAAAGGCCTGCAAGGTGCTGGGCATTGTCTTCTTTCTGTTTGTGGTGATGTGGTGCCCATTCTTCATCACGAACATAATGGCCGTCATCTGCAAAGAGTCTTGCAACGAGGATATCATCGGAGCCCTGCTCAATGTGTTTGTTTGGATCGGTTACCTCTCCTCAGCGGTCAACCCACTTGTGTATACACTGTTCAACAAGACCTACAGGTCGGCCTTTTCACGGTATATTCAGTGTCagtacaaggaaaataaaaaaccatTGCAGTTAATTTTAGTGAACACTATACCGGCCTTGGCCTACAAATCTAGTCAACTCCAAATGGgacaaaaaaagaattcaaagaaagaTGCCAAGACCACAGATAACGACTACAGTATGGTTGCTCTAGGAAAACAACATTCAGAAGATGCTCCTACAGACAATATTAACACAGTGAATGAAAAGGTTAGCTGTGTGTGATAGACTGGTTGCCATAGCAACCATGGAGGGCACACTGGGCAAATTTTTAcctatctgggggaaaaaaaaagacaaaggggagactggaaaaaaaaattaggccgATCTAGTAGAACCAACAATAATATTTATATGCCTCATTTTATTctgtcaatgaaaaaaaaaaaaggcagggttAAAAGACACAAAATGTGCACTTCAAAAATGTTCTGACAGCATTTCAGCTGTGAGCTTTATGAtacttatttttaacattgtaaatgatatacatctttaaaataattagctTTTATTGTAAAATTATAATGAGGCCATACATAAGTCTAAATTAACTTCTATTCCAAGTGGAAACCTTGCTCCTACGTTAGTTGATGGCATGAGTTGGTTACCTATTGCTGTAAATAACAATAGCTACAAATAGTGAGAAGTTGGGTGAATATAATATAATGACCTCTTAAAGAAAAATCCTCTTTAAAACTTATCATGCTACATattttgaacaacaacaaaaaaaaagacactaacaACGGTGTTATGAAATCTGTATTGTTaagataattaaatgaaatacttgACAACTTTTTCATTCCTGCTTTTCCACAGATGTCGTTTTGAAATATTCACAAAGTTGCTGACATTTGCTGCATTTCAACTTAATTcttcaaagaagtgaaaaagttttaaaatgttatttaataacTACTGCTGCTTTCTCTTCTACTATTTGTGCTTTATTCTGAATTTCCAATGTGGTCTTGTTTAGTGTTTCTTCTCATAGGTAAACTATCAAAAGGATAACTTAACATTACcaaatacatttctagaaattgcTTCTCCTAAACGACACCATAGTGGTGTTTGGTAACTTGCTCTTTAATGACTGCACCGTGCATGCGCTCCGTCGAGCAGTAAGCAGTATTGATGTAACTGTGTCAAGATTGAGGAATAAACTCAGGTTTTTGGCTACTGCCAGCAGTACAGTCTTAGGAgatctctgtaaaataaatgcaGGTGACTTTCCCATTGGCACCCATCAGGTAAATTGATGCTTTCTGATCAATTAATCTCTATTATTTGCCAAAATTGTTCAGCTTTGGTCTCACGATCATCTACTGAGTGTACATTATCTGTGAAGAAATTTCCTGGGTACTgaggatataaaaataattaaaacaagatCCCTGCTTTTAAAGCAAATGACCTAATTGGAAGAGtctttgtcaaaaatattaattaacagACATTTTGAGAATTGGTTCAAACTATTTCCTTCTATGTAGTTCAGAAAAAGGCTTGTTTTGACCCTGAGGGTAATTTTCTCAGTAAGTTTCCTGATTGGTTGTCGATGAATATCAACCAAATGACCGAGAGGAGAAATATTACATGAGGTCAAAATTTGTAACTAGTTTAGAAATATACACCTCAACCTGGGCCCAACCTATGACTACCAAAGTTTGGAGCAAAATTTTGGTTCATTTCCATAAAAACTAACTTCTTTATTACTTACTAACACTGgactccataaaaaaaaaaagcaataatataATGCTATGTAAAAAAGTTTGCTAAAGAGAGAAAGACTAACAGCAGTTAATTCACCTTGACGTCAGTCGAGATTAAATTACATATCCTTACTAAAATAGAAGTTAGGTATGAGATTACAATACTGAAGCATTTCTATTGAATGAAAAATAGTGTTTTGCACTAagccatttgaaaaatattatggaTTTGAAAACTAAAGAATGTGGGAGATGCCACTGTGTAATTTGGAAATGTATTAAGGCTATCCAATTATGTCCTTGTAGATACATTGAAAGATATGTATTTCAAAGCTAGAATTTATAGTAAGCCACTTGTATCAAGGCTGCATTTGAACTGAACTACTTTAATGATTACACCATACTAAGTGATAAAactacaaatgttaaaaaatctcTTCTCTACTGTATTTTGCCTTAGTTTGTAACTCTGCACATCTCattaaatattagagaaaaaattcCAGATTCTATCCCCATACACTCAATCTTGATCAGAATGAACATAAATACTGCCTGACAGATATCTTTTGActacatatatattacaaatgtgtatgtgttttctttccataAGTATCTATTCAAGTGTATATAGACAACCATGTATCTGCGTACATGTACAGACATGTTCTCATGCACTTTATtcgatatttatatatttatatggagAAAAAGCAAGAAGTCATTAATGAAAACCttcaatatatacacatgtgtgcatgtttgtatCCTGTCCATTAAAATGTGAATTCATGTTCTAATGTTTCTATGACCTTCCATTGCGGTCAAAGGCAGATTAAAATGTAACAGAAGTATCAGCTCTTTAAATAAACTGGAAATTCACCTGATTTTATGGGAAGACTTTAACACAATTCTGTAAGGGTGGTGAAAACAATAGTCCTTATATACAGTTGAGTGATCTTGAATAAAATGGTACCTTTGGGCCCTTTGTTTAGTCTAGGGACTTTCTGACTACTAAGGATTTCAAAAATACACCCCCAGCCCCAGTGAAACACGGTGCTTGAATGATTTATGGATCTGTGATTAAAGGACTCACTCCTAGTCAATACTATTAAAATACAGTGACCAACCTTACTCTACTTTAAGTTGAATGGTAGATTCTTCTATATTTAAAGGAAGGAATTAAATGCCATACCTAATTAGGGGAAACACTCAGTTTAGACATACTTAATCTACTTGGCCACAGCGCCACCTCatggtcattttttaaagtgctacCGTAGCCAAATTGAACTAAGTTACTGTACTGCTTTTGGCAAAGGGTGCTTTTCCCATTTGCGCATCTATGAAACATGTTCATAAAGTGTTAAATTATTCTGTGCCATATATAATAAATACGGTGAAGATTATTTTGTGTAATGATTTTAATCAAGGTGATTCTAAAAGAtttcaagaaagaaggaataatTATCAATAAAGTCTACTCAAAAATCAATGCAATTATGTGAGTCCATAGTTTTGTCTGCCAAAGGGAGTGACCCACACCTTTCAGATACTCACACTAGGAACTCCATGTATCATTtagatattttgagagaacaaaGCCTGTTCTTCTGAAGTTCAGTGACTCAACTAGGACTTACCTGCTTATGATTCAGCTTCCAGTTATCTGCAGCAGAGACACTCCACATTTGGTCACTCTGTCTGGTTGCACACAGCCCAGAAACATAGAGAACTGCTGCTGTAACCCCAACACATGCACACAGGTACTGATGGCCACGTGTGTACAGGCGTACCCCAAGACATGCACGGGTGCATTCACACAAACAGTACACACGTCTTCACAGGAGATAATTTCAGGAATTAAAGTAAACCAAGACACAGTATCATTGAATAAACTGGAAAGCTGCCTTGATTTGTCATTTCACCTCTAAATGTTGGAAAAGTTTATGAAATAGGGACAGCAGGTATCTTTTCCAGGTGTTTATAGCTCCCTGTATTGAGTACCTACCACGTGCCAGGCATTAAGCTGTTCGATTTGTTTGCTTCACCTAATGgaatcttcacaacaatcctataaagtaggtattattatgccttatttttcatagctaaagaaactgagattcagaacaGTTAGCAATGTGGCCAACGTCCCACAgctgccaaaaaaagaaaaagtggcaaGTTCAAGCCTGGCTCATCTGACTCCGAAAAATAAGTTCTTGTTTCTACCCAATCtggcagagaacaaagaaaactgaGTTTAGAACCAAAGGATGCGAGATCCCATCTTGgcttggacaaatcacttaataACCCCGTGTCTCAATTTCATTGTCTCTAAAAATGGAGCTACTAGCACCTGTCCTGACTGACAGCATCACTTAAATGAGGTCATGACTATAGCTGTGCTTGATACCCTGTAAAGCACTATGTAAATGCAATAACTgttgttattaaaaagaaaacaaaccacagcCATTATATATTATTAGCTATCAGAGCAAAAAGTAGACAAATTGTGGGATAGTCAATATTATTATTCAATAGCTTCCACATTCTGTGAAtactctcatttttaatttttttttttttttttacttctgcttTGTCCTCACCATGATACAGAATTCCCTTTGCTGGTACTCTTTCTTCCTGCTCACATCAAAACTTGCCCATTCTATGACCCATTCCATTAGGTTTCTCCTCTTTGCTGGAGCACCAATAAGTAATTCAGGCTGATAAACTATTGTCTATCACCAAGGTCCCTTTAGCTGTTCACCATGATATTAATCCAAAAGGTAAAACTTTAGCACCAGGAAGACAAGTGAGAAAGAAATTTAGGGACAAGAAATAGTCTCCTGGTATCACTCAAATGACCCACAGAAAAACAAGCACCTTCAGAAACGCCATAATTTATCTAAAGTTTTATAACTTAATATTAAATTTCAATCCATAGTAATAACAGCgatttgaaagaaaacatctgATTTCTAAGATTTGATTTTAACTGAGAACACTAATAATATTACTAAGTTTATCTCAAGTTTAATACCCAATGGACATTTGCCCCAGTCGCTATGCAGTAAGacaaaaattttgttaaatttttattattttaacaggTGGCTTGCTAAAACAAATGGTTTCCCTATTTTCCCTAGTGGTACATACCCCAGTCTTAGCTCTATTCTTCGTTTTAGATATTTAACAACAGTATATCCACCTTAGCTAACACATGATGGGCGGTTTTCACCCCCAATTGGAGCCTCAGGATTTGATGTAACCTATTGTCATGGAAGACTGAGGAAGGAAACCGAGGTTCAGTCTGCTGCTACTTTCTGAACCTGCACAAACAAAGCCTCTCTTCCCTTGAGTGTATACTATGGGACTAGAGTCACTGATCTTTTCAAAAGTTCTCTTCTAGGTTTATGCTCATCTCAATGCTACGGAGTCCAGTCAAGGCTTTGATGAACCAAGACACAGCTTCATGACCAAAGAACATTCTGGAACAATACTCACATTCTCTTAAATTCTTTTAGATGAATTGCAAATAAATGacagttttaagttttatatgggaatattatgagaaaaatcaaatttttaatgATCCAAGGAGTTTCTACGAtatgagaccaagagtcagattatCAACATAAATGATCCCTAACGTGGCATTTTTCTTACAATCAGCCTCCCTTCTGCACAGTTTCTAGCTGCTACCAGGTATCAGGTTGCACTTTATAACAGCCCCCGAGCTTCCTGAAGAACGAGTATTCTCACTATTTAAGTTCAATTTCCTTAAAGGGTTAAATTTTTAAAGCTCAAAAAGATTTAGATATCATGGAGCAGAGGAGGTCTCTTTTTAACTGCTAGATTTTTATTGAAAGTGAGCCAAGgtcatttaagtttttatttataattaagatTATAACATCTTTAAAGGTGTTTATTCTGGCTTCTGGAGAACAGCACAATCTGTACTTCCTGTCCtacatttatttcacatattgaaaGGTAATAATATGCTATTATTCTGATGATCTTGTCTACTTGGGGTGACCCCAAGTACAGAGCCAAGACAAGAACTTGAGTGCAGATTGTTTAGGTGGAGCATGATCCCAAGAAGCAGATAGAATTTGGGAATAAGTAAAGTCTATTTAAGGGTATGGTACCAAGGATCCACAGACAGTTAGGGATCAATTCCCCTACCAGGAGATGCCTTGGAACTCTTCACTGCAGATGGAACTAAAATCAAAGGTGGGCCAAAAGCAACCGGTTGAGCTTGCATGAAGGTTTTACTCAGTTGGTGATTAACCATAGTCTCAAAAATCAATATGCATCCTGAACAGAAAATGCTGTTATTATGGTTAGTAACAATACTTAAACGAACATACATTCATATTGTACAATCACGTCTAAAATTATTACTGAGACCGTCAAACACATTTCTTATAGAATGAAACTCAGTAATTCCTTCCAGCTTTGCTAAGACAGTTCTGGTTAGCCATTACCATTCCCACAGGAGCTGCAGAAGACCTAGAAAAGTTCTCTAACATCCAAATACATAAGTGACTAATTCTCTGTATGAGCTCTACTTATTTAGCCTATGTAATGGTTCTAAACTACTAAAATATAAGGAACAAAAAGGAACatactcaataaattaaaaagctaGATAAGCTTAGACATCATCTGATCCAGGATTCTCTTTTAGCAGAAATGGTGATAAAGAGCCAGGGAAATAAGAGAAATTATGCAAGGCCACCTGGCCAAGCAGCTGATCAGAGCCAGCAATAGGATCAGGGCCTCACATCTTCCAATCTCTAGATTTCTCCTTTTATATGAGAAAAGGATCTAAGAAGGGCCCATTGGTCCATGGTTTATATGGCGTATTTATTCATataaccaaaaatatatttaaataaggtTGAGAAACCAGTGCTGCAACACTCTCTCAACATGCTTGTCAGTGAGGGTCTACTATGTTTATGTTATATCTCAGACATCGTCTAGTGTAGGAAGTCTCAAGATGAAATTActcccggggtgcctggatggctcagtcaattgatcatctgaattcagctcaggtcatgatctcacaagtcatgggtttgagccccaagtccggCTTCAGCacctaagcctgcttgggattctctatcttcctctctctaatTGACACACTTACCCATGATTCTTCTTGAGAGACTGCATCTGATAGGTGTCCCCAGGGCATGCGACCTCTCTCACGCTGATGTTTCAGTGACTGTAGACCCTAGTGAAAAGCAGATTCATGTGGGCCACTGgcaaaagtgttaaaaatattgaaactGGAAGTTAAttttaaaggggggaaaaattaaaactagatatAATGTTCAATATCATTATCTCCAGGCTCTACTATCAATGTTCTGCATTCTACAACACAGGTTCACAATAGTTTATATAAAGAAGACTATCCAAAAGCTGGGAACTGAGTCAACATAGACAAGCaaacagagaatttttttttaataagaaaaaaaattaaaaagaaataaaacgatGATAAAATTCAAAACTAATTTGCTCAGCATGTACTCATTTAATAACTTGTCTGATACTCTGAAAATGAGAAATATCTAGaagtatttaatttctaaaaatgagaTGGTGCGTTTTTTTTCTGAGTTAGCAGGAAATAGGAAATGTTCGTTATTCATGAGTGATTATGAGTATGACAAATTTAATTCAACTAAACATTTCCAAGACTGAAGAGCAAGAGTGATTTGCATGAAAATGTCATGCTATTCTCAGCCTTCAGTTCACCAGAGAAATCGTCTTTGATAAATTCATCCCTGTACTTGTCTACAGTAGTATGTGAAGTTCTGACTCACATTTGGTCCTCCATCTGTCCACCAGATAGACCTAACCAACTTGCACCACTCAAAAGGAATAATTCTTGTCACCCTTAGAATTATAATGGTAATCATGATGCAAATATCATGTTATCTCAATTCATGTTaagcataataaataaaacactgaagcTATAGGTGCATTTATATAATCTTCTGGTTTAGGAAATTTGCTTAATACTTTGAATTTGAAACACAAATTTGAATTTGCCAATGACTTTGAAAGACAAATTATTTCCCCCTtggagaagaatttttttttatttgaattcaataATAACTTGCATTGCTAAGGGTTTTGAGTGGTCCTACTTGGTTCTAAGAATTCATGCAAAGTACAGCCAGCTACTTGTAGGTAGATGATAACGTGTATATGAACATAAACTACAGTGTTTTGCCATCTTTTTGAAATCATGGAATTAAACCCAGAACTATCCAATCTTTCTTCCTTACAGTAggaaggaaagcagaaggaagaatgtAAAAGGAAGACACTGAcattactatttattgagcaactatttGGTACTAAGGGCTTTCACATATGTAATCACAGTGATACGTATGTCCATCTGTCTATAGTGTATCTCACTATAACCAGTGAGGAAACTGGGTCTCAAAGGGAAATTGGCCCAGTTTCCCTAAGCTAACGACTACAATCAGAATTCAAGTTCAGAGCTGTATGACTGTTATGCTTTTACTGTTTCCTCTTTCCACTATGCCAAAGATCAGAAAACAGCTTCTACAAACAGCCAAGTAGTATATATCTTAGGTTTTGTGGACCATACGATCTGTCAGAACCATGCAGCTCTTCTGCTGTAGTGTGAAAGCAGACAAAGACAATAAGCAAATGAGAGGACATGACTGTCTCccattaaaactgtatttataaaaataggtggCAGGCCAAATTTGGCTGTTGGGTTGGGCTAGCCACCCTCTGGAATACACCATCCAGCAACAGTAATAATTACAACAAACACAATAACTATGACATATTCTACCATCACAACTATTCATTTGGACCCTTACTGAATGCTAAGTATTGTTTGGTCCTTtaatatatcatttcatttaatccttacagcatCAACACTAAATGCttgatactattattatctccattctgCAAATAAGGAAATTCAAGATTAAGGGACTTGACCAAGCTCACAcatagtaaatggcagagctggattTTTGAATCAACAGTCCATATTCTCAGCCAC encodes:
- the HTR2A gene encoding 5-hydroxytryptamine receptor 2A is translated as MDVLFEENASLSSTTNSLVQLHDDTRLYNNDFNNGEANTSDAFNWTVDSENRTNLSCEGCLSPPCFSLLHLQEKNWSALLTAVVIILTIAGNILVIMAVSLEKKLQNATNYFLMSLAIADMLLGFLVMPVSMLTILYGYRWPLPSKLCAVWIYLDVLFSTASIMHLCAISLDRYVAIQNPIHHSRFNSRTKAFLKIIAVWTISVGISMPIPVFGLQDDSKVFKKGSCLLADDNFVLIGSFVSFFIPLTIMVITYFLTIKSLQKEATLCVSDLGTRAKLASFSFLPQSSLSSEKLFQRSIHREPGSYGRRTMQSISNEQKACKVLGIVFFLFVVMWCPFFITNIMAVICKESCNEDIIGALLNVFVWIGYLSSAVNPLVYTLFNKTYRSAFSRYIQCQYKENKKPLQLILVNTIPALAYKSSQLQMGQKKNSKKDAKTTDNDYSMVALGKQHSEDAPTDNINTVNEKVSCV